Proteins encoded within one genomic window of Phototrophicus methaneseepsis:
- a CDS encoding glycosyltransferase family 39 protein — MNANANTHETTPHPMPWAAWLALVLIWLLSLIPKLLGAHNMVWEIDIVPVVMRTTDWLAGGSFPAFGTLSSVAAYNWPMLVWLNAPAVILTNDPFWGMLLTGIIWNAISTFAVFRLSNDLFGLQVGLVAAALFTYHETAIAGTYTAWAQLLLPGFYALTLYALWRWHTTDRGAYLAMAGIVATAGFMTHFGAVLLYPAMFIIALVIGARWQWRWLLIGTLGVLVLIAPYLAFEAERDFADIRAFLSRDALVGQAALDAVAYLKPEGGPIAPPYDGPQPIEQPASDDAITAPSIATEQAPTPQPPTSPEVVTPAQPTPSRSIVERLVGFIVTIPEQFRYAFWLAFQGTPQGLGPFNDWGVIVRHVMSSLFIGGSLFAIVQVSLRLYRQGWRQFRQVITGTWAGHMLILLLFLLVIQAGFVVTRTPPWEQPTYYPGFVSVQMMMVAATLDACLRWLVPQQRLQRGLLMVAVTIMAAVGGLDRVGRVLNYDDSQHTPANAWLYRHIEAVADYIAQDWQGREPLTISYDIMPEMRNYWWIIPWNQVDPAYTMGLPYDYLLSLQGLTNANTNPIGWADDADYIVVWEPGLARHDLADYEVTRFGTVYVLKPR; from the coding sequence ATGAACGCAAACGCAAACACACATGAAACGACTCCTCATCCCATGCCATGGGCGGCATGGTTGGCTCTGGTGCTCATCTGGCTGCTGAGCCTGATTCCCAAGCTGTTGGGCGCGCATAATATGGTCTGGGAAATTGATATTGTCCCGGTCGTCATGCGTACGACGGATTGGCTCGCCGGGGGGTCTTTCCCGGCATTTGGCACGCTCAGCAGCGTGGCGGCCTATAACTGGCCCATGCTGGTCTGGCTGAACGCTCCGGCGGTCATCCTGACGAACGATCCGTTTTGGGGCATGCTGTTAACGGGCATCATCTGGAATGCTATCAGCACGTTTGCCGTCTTCCGGTTGAGCAATGATCTATTCGGCTTGCAGGTAGGGCTGGTGGCTGCGGCCCTCTTTACATACCACGAGACGGCTATTGCTGGGACCTATACCGCCTGGGCACAGCTCTTGCTGCCGGGTTTTTATGCGTTGACGCTCTACGCCTTATGGCGATGGCACACGACAGACCGAGGCGCATATCTGGCGATGGCGGGCATTGTGGCGACGGCGGGCTTCATGACGCATTTTGGCGCAGTGCTGCTTTACCCGGCCATGTTCATCATCGCCCTGGTGATCGGCGCGCGCTGGCAGTGGCGCTGGTTGTTGATTGGCACGCTCGGTGTACTGGTGCTGATAGCACCCTATCTGGCATTTGAGGCGGAACGCGATTTTGCCGATATACGGGCTTTCTTGTCACGGGATGCATTGGTGGGCCAGGCTGCTCTGGATGCTGTCGCGTATCTAAAGCCGGAAGGCGGCCCCATTGCCCCACCCTATGATGGCCCTCAACCAATCGAACAACCAGCCAGCGACGATGCAATCACGGCACCCTCAATTGCCACAGAGCAAGCCCCGACACCCCAGCCCCCGACATCGCCGGAAGTCGTGACGCCAGCCCAGCCCACCCCGTCACGCTCAATAGTCGAGCGTTTGGTCGGCTTTATAGTCACGATCCCGGAACAATTCCGTTATGCATTCTGGTTGGCATTCCAGGGGACGCCGCAAGGGCTTGGTCCCTTTAACGATTGGGGCGTCATCGTCCGCCACGTGATGTCCTCGTTATTTATAGGGGGCAGTCTCTTTGCGATAGTGCAGGTCAGCTTACGGCTCTATCGCCAGGGCTGGCGGCAGTTCCGGCAGGTCATTACAGGGACATGGGCCGGGCATATGCTGATTTTGCTGTTGTTCCTGCTCGTGATTCAAGCTGGGTTCGTCGTGACGCGTACACCACCTTGGGAACAGCCGACTTATTATCCTGGCTTCGTCAGCGTGCAAATGATGATGGTTGCCGCCACGTTAGATGCGTGTTTGCGATGGCTGGTGCCGCAGCAGCGTTTGCAACGCGGTTTGTTGATGGTTGCTGTCACGATCATGGCGGCTGTCGGTGGGCTGGACCGTGTTGGGCGGGTGCTGAATTATGATGATAGCCAGCATACACCTGCCAATGCATGGCTGTACCGCCATATAGAAGCTGTGGCGGACTACATTGCCCAGGATTGGCAGGGTCGTGAGCCGCTGACGATTAGCTATGATATCATGCCAGAGATGCGTAATTACTGGTGGATCATTCCCTGGAATCAGGTCGACCCGGCTTATACGATGGGCCTGCCTTATGATTATTTGCTGTCTCTGCAGGGCCTGACGAATGCCAATACCAACCCGATTGGGTGGGCCGATGATGCTGATTATATTGTCGTGTGGGAGCCTGGCCTCGCTCGTCATGATTTAGCTGATTACGAAGTGACCCGGTTCGGTACCGTTTACGTCCTCAAACCCAGATAA
- a CDS encoding ribulokinase — MYTIGVDFGTLSGRAVLVDTRDGREVAQAVYEYPHAVMDEKLPSGKSLPPEWALQHPQDYLDVFYKTIPAVIKESGIDPNEVKGIGIDFTASTPMPVMADGTPLCFVPGYEDEPHAYVKLWKHHAGQPQADKINAVARERGESWLPRYGGKYSSEWFFSKLLQILEEAPDVYNKFDVFIEAADWVIWQLCGQMTRNTCTLGYKMLYQDGSYPSEAYFAALNPAFADVISTKVTGDFSPLGGRAGGLTEAMAEKLGLPADIAIAVGNVDAHVTAPAVKATGPGVMVMIMGTSTCHIMSAEKLEEVEGMCGVVDGGIIDGLYGYEAGQSGVGDIFAWFVDNAVPAEYQEAADKAGMNLHAYLEQEAAKQKVGEHGLIALDWWNGNRSTLVDVDLSGLLVGATLATRAPDIYRALIESTAFGTREIIEAFEGNGVAVNELVAAGGLPEKNALLRQIYADITGRTFKLAGSSQSPALGSAIHAAVAAGLYEDVAAAGEKMGKLKEEVVTPIPENQAVYDKLYAEYKTLYDYFGRGENDVMKRLKKIRNTAKGED, encoded by the coding sequence ATGTATACAATAGGCGTTGATTTCGGCACATTATCCGGGCGAGCCGTGCTCGTCGATACGCGTGATGGCCGCGAAGTGGCACAGGCCGTCTACGAATATCCCCATGCGGTCATGGATGAGAAACTCCCTTCCGGCAAGTCTTTGCCGCCGGAATGGGCCTTGCAGCATCCGCAAGATTATTTAGATGTTTTCTACAAGACAATCCCGGCAGTCATTAAAGAGAGCGGCATCGACCCGAACGAGGTCAAGGGCATCGGTATCGACTTCACGGCCAGTACGCCCATGCCCGTCATGGCCGATGGGACGCCGCTGTGCTTCGTCCCCGGCTACGAAGATGAACCCCATGCTTACGTCAAACTCTGGAAGCACCACGCCGGGCAGCCACAAGCCGATAAGATTAATGCTGTGGCACGGGAACGCGGCGAGAGCTGGCTCCCGCGCTATGGTGGCAAATATTCATCGGAATGGTTCTTCAGCAAACTGCTGCAAATCCTGGAAGAAGCCCCGGATGTCTATAACAAGTTCGATGTCTTCATCGAAGCCGCCGACTGGGTCATCTGGCAGTTATGTGGGCAAATGACGCGCAATACTTGTACATTGGGCTATAAGATGCTCTACCAGGATGGCAGCTACCCCTCCGAGGCCTATTTCGCGGCGCTCAACCCCGCCTTTGCAGATGTCATCAGCACGAAGGTGACGGGCGACTTTTCGCCATTGGGTGGGCGCGCAGGTGGCCTGACGGAAGCCATGGCCGAAAAACTCGGTTTACCAGCCGACATCGCTATCGCTGTGGGCAATGTCGATGCTCATGTGACAGCCCCGGCTGTGAAGGCAACAGGCCCCGGCGTGATGGTCATGATTATGGGCACTTCGACCTGCCATATCATGTCTGCGGAAAAGCTGGAAGAGGTCGAAGGTATGTGTGGCGTCGTCGATGGCGGCATCATTGATGGCCTGTATGGCTACGAAGCCGGACAATCTGGCGTGGGCGATATTTTCGCCTGGTTTGTCGATAATGCTGTGCCTGCGGAATATCAGGAAGCCGCAGACAAAGCCGGGATGAACCTGCACGCTTACCTGGAACAAGAAGCAGCCAAGCAAAAAGTCGGTGAACATGGCTTGATCGCGCTCGATTGGTGGAACGGCAACCGCTCGACGCTTGTCGATGTGGACCTGAGCGGGTTGTTAGTCGGTGCGACCCTGGCAACACGTGCGCCTGATATTTACCGCGCATTGATTGAATCTACCGCCTTTGGCACGCGCGAAATTATCGAAGCTTTTGAGGGTAATGGCGTCGCCGTGAATGAACTGGTGGCCGCTGGTGGCCTGCCAGAGAAAAACGCCCTCCTGCGCCAGATTTACGCCGACATCACCGGGCGCACCTTCAAGCTGGCCGGGTCCTCACAATCGCCAGCGCTTGGCTCTGCCATCCATGCTGCTGTGGCCGCTGGCCTCTATGAAGATGTGGCCGCCGCTGGTGAAAAGATGGGCAAACTCAAAGAAGAAGTCGTCACACCGATCCCAGAAAATCAGGCGGTGTATGACAAGCTCTATGCTGAATATAAGACACTCTATGATTACTTCGGTCGCGGTGAGAATGACGTCATGAAGCGCCTAAAGAAGATCCGCAACACAGCAAAAGGGGAAGACTAG
- a CDS encoding GNAT family N-acetyltransferase has protein sequence MAVIVKPEMADSHVAQALIRELSVELGAMYGDEGDGGFVPADAMLPRSVFLVAWVDDQPAGCGALRPMEDASIGEIKRMFVRQPMRGQGISRHLLEALEANARQFGYTRLKLETGVLQPQAIGLYESAGFYICPCYGEYKDDPLSVCYEKTLIS, from the coding sequence ATGGCCGTTATCGTGAAGCCAGAAATGGCTGATAGTCATGTTGCCCAGGCATTGATCCGTGAGCTTTCCGTTGAATTAGGAGCTATGTACGGTGATGAGGGCGATGGCGGCTTTGTGCCAGCGGATGCTATGCTGCCAAGATCGGTATTCCTGGTTGCCTGGGTTGATGATCAACCTGCTGGCTGTGGCGCCTTACGCCCGATGGAAGACGCGAGCATTGGCGAAATTAAGCGTATGTTCGTGCGGCAGCCGATGCGCGGCCAGGGTATTTCTCGCCACCTCCTTGAGGCGCTCGAAGCCAATGCGCGTCAATTTGGTTATACGCGGCTGAAGTTGGAAACAGGCGTTTTACAACCACAGGCTATCGGCTTGTACGAGAGTGCCGGGTTCTATATTTGCCCCTGTTACGGTGAATACAAGGATGATCCCTTAAGCGTGTGTTACGAAAAAACCCTCATCTCATGA
- a CDS encoding L-ribulose-5-phosphate 4-epimerase, with the protein MLLPELRQIVCELHAELPKNSLVAWTSGNISGRDPETGLVVIKPSGVTFAELTPENMVVVDIDGKIVEGDYKASSDTASHCYIYRHMPDVNGIVHTHSRYATAFATLGREIPCVTTAMSDEFGGPIPCGGFALIGGEEIGQVVVETIKDHRSPSCLLQSHGVFATGPSAEKAVKAAVMTEDNAAIVWTALQMGTPLTIDPADIDKLYDRYQNVYGQ; encoded by the coding sequence ATGCTGCTACCTGAACTACGTCAAATCGTCTGTGAGTTGCACGCTGAACTGCCGAAAAACAGCCTCGTCGCATGGACGAGCGGCAACATCAGCGGGCGCGACCCTGAAACAGGGTTGGTGGTCATCAAGCCAAGCGGCGTGACCTTCGCGGAATTGACGCCGGAGAATATGGTCGTCGTGGATATTGATGGCAAAATCGTTGAAGGTGATTATAAAGCCTCGTCCGATACAGCCTCGCACTGCTATATCTATCGTCATATGCCCGATGTCAACGGTATCGTGCACACACATTCACGTTATGCGACCGCCTTCGCCACCCTGGGCCGTGAAATCCCATGTGTGACCACCGCCATGAGCGATGAATTCGGCGGGCCGATCCCATGCGGCGGCTTTGCCCTGATTGGTGGCGAGGAAATCGGCCAGGTCGTCGTGGAGACCATCAAAGATCATCGCAGCCCGTCTTGCCTGCTACAAAGCCATGGCGTCTTCGCAACCGGGCCATCTGCGGAAAAAGCCGTCAAGGCCGCTGTGATGACAGAAGATAACGCCGCCATCGTCTGGACGGCCCTGCAAATGGGCACGCCACTGACGAT
- a CDS encoding GNAT family N-acetyltransferase, whose product MELTYRGATLEDVALLARMNKQLIEDENSRNPMSVEQLEARMKRWLQDSYEAVFIMHGDDVVGYMLYRTIDDEYFPYNSNIHIRQYFVMRSWRRRGIGQIAFEQIVSDFFPGESAITLDVLERNPEAKQFWLKLGFAVYHTTLRREGNGEEPPELMPR is encoded by the coding sequence ATGGAGCTAACATATCGTGGGGCAACCCTGGAAGATGTGGCCCTACTTGCCCGGATGAACAAACAACTCATCGAGGATGAGAACAGCCGTAACCCGATGTCCGTGGAACAGCTTGAAGCCCGGATGAAGCGCTGGCTGCAAGATAGTTATGAAGCTGTGTTCATCATGCATGGTGACGATGTCGTAGGCTATATGCTCTACCGCACCATTGATGATGAGTATTTCCCTTATAACAGCAATATCCACATCCGGCAGTATTTTGTGATGCGCAGCTGGCGGCGGCGCGGCATTGGGCAGATCGCCTTTGAGCAGATCGTCAGCGACTTCTTCCCAGGGGAAAGCGCCATCACGCTGGATGTGCTGGAACGCAACCCAGAAGCAAAACAATTCTGGCTGAAGCTCGGGTTTGCCGTCTATCATACGACCCTGCGCCGGGAAGGTAACGGCGAAGAACCACCGGAGCTGATGCCTCGTTAA
- a CDS encoding metallophosphoesterase family protein has product MRLAFISDIHGNSIGLDAVLEDIEARGGVDATYFLGDYVAIGPDPVNVLRRIRQVPNAAFIRGNTDRYLYEGAFPPPSLEDAAQDPEMVPVVVEVYSGFCWTQGAIAHFDERDADPLYWMHWLEALPMEMRLTLPDGTRVLLVHARPGYDDGVEGLYPDMSDEDVAALFVGHDADCIIVGHTHWQLECRVKGVHIINPGSVGNPKGTPLAKYALLEADENGYEINLHQVAFDIQAVLDQLVQVRHPAPHYIQTFYSDNGKKQA; this is encoded by the coding sequence ATGCGATTGGCTTTTATCAGCGATATACACGGCAACAGCATCGGCCTGGATGCTGTTTTGGAAGATATTGAAGCACGCGGTGGCGTCGATGCAACTTACTTCCTGGGGGATTATGTCGCCATTGGGCCGGACCCGGTCAATGTACTGCGGCGTATCCGGCAGGTCCCGAATGCGGCCTTCATTCGTGGCAACACAGATCGCTATCTCTATGAAGGTGCGTTCCCACCGCCGAGCTTAGAAGACGCTGCCCAGGACCCTGAAATGGTCCCCGTTGTGGTGGAAGTGTATTCCGGCTTTTGCTGGACGCAGGGCGCGATTGCTCACTTCGACGAGCGTGATGCTGACCCGCTTTATTGGATGCACTGGTTAGAAGCCCTGCCTATGGAAATGCGCCTTACGCTGCCTGATGGTACCCGCGTTTTACTGGTCCATGCTCGCCCTGGTTATGATGATGGCGTCGAGGGCCTATACCCGGATATGAGCGATGAAGACGTGGCTGCGCTATTTGTGGGGCATGATGCCGATTGTATCATCGTGGGGCATACCCATTGGCAGCTAGAGTGCCGCGTTAAGGGCGTGCATATCATTAACCCCGGCAGCGTTGGCAACCCCAAAGGAACCCCTTTAGCCAAATATGCGCTGTTAGAGGCCGACGAAAACGGTTATGAAATCAACCTGCATCAGGTCGCCTTTGATATACAGGCTGTGCTCGACCAACTTGTGCAGGTGCGCCACCCTGCGCCGCATTATATCCAGACTTTTTACAGCGATAACGGCAAAAAGCAAGCATAA
- a CDS encoding globin domain-containing protein encodes MITITNKQKILLHYTLLHLDQEQVGKIFYDHVLVVMPHFRVHFKDLKLQQHRFVSFLIKIIHTLDEPEKLQVVLRELTQQHTHLSLKPAHFNKMGDALIVSLEEVLGDKYTPEIGDAWRALYHSIAEVMLSQV; translated from the coding sequence ATGATAACCATCACGAATAAGCAGAAAATCCTGCTTCACTACACACTCTTACATCTGGATCAAGAGCAGGTTGGCAAGATCTTTTACGATCATGTTCTTGTTGTGATGCCGCATTTCCGCGTTCACTTTAAGGACCTCAAGCTGCAACAACACCGCTTTGTATCGTTCCTGATTAAGATTATCCATACCCTGGATGAGCCGGAAAAGCTACAAGTCGTCTTAAGGGAACTCACTCAGCAGCATACGCACCTTTCGCTCAAGCCAGCACACTTCAATAAAATGGGGGACGCGCTCATCGTCAGCCTTGAAGAAGTTCTGGGCGATAAATATACGCCGGAAATCGGTGATGCGTGGCGTGCTCTGTATCACAGCATTGCAGAG
- a CDS encoding TrmH family RNA methyltransferase has product MPSQEVLEGHISVRAAIEAHSRPIETLYIREGILNKSAHALLRLAQAEQIPFERVPDAMIEQVTNGNSHGGVAALVGERRTLPLAELAQDEAAPLIIMLDGQEDPFNFGQAVRSLYAAGVHGLVLRPREWASATSIVARSSAGASERIPIAYAETAEDAVQHFKARGMQAVALDADPKASTIYAYDWRQPTFALIGGEKRGLSRGIANAVDAVLQLPYGRDFRRSLGMSPTAAVVAFEAMRQRLS; this is encoded by the coding sequence TTGCCCTCTCAAGAAGTCCTCGAAGGCCATATTTCTGTGCGTGCAGCCATAGAAGCCCACAGCCGCCCGATTGAAACGCTCTATATCCGTGAAGGCATCCTCAATAAATCGGCCCATGCGCTGCTGCGATTGGCCCAGGCTGAGCAGATTCCGTTTGAGCGCGTGCCCGATGCGATGATCGAGCAGGTGACGAATGGGAACTCGCATGGCGGGGTGGCGGCGCTGGTTGGTGAGCGTCGGACGCTGCCCTTAGCTGAATTGGCCCAGGACGAAGCCGCCCCGCTGATTATTATGCTGGATGGGCAAGAGGACCCATTTAACTTCGGGCAGGCGGTGCGTTCACTCTATGCGGCTGGCGTGCACGGGTTGGTCCTGCGCCCGCGGGAATGGGCCAGTGCGACTTCGATTGTCGCGCGCTCATCTGCCGGGGCTTCTGAGCGTATCCCCATCGCCTATGCAGAGACAGCAGAAGACGCTGTGCAGCATTTTAAGGCGCGTGGGATGCAAGCGGTTGCCCTGGATGCGGACCCCAAAGCCAGCACAATCTACGCCTATGATTGGCGTCAGCCGACATTTGCCCTCATCGGTGGGGAAAAACGCGGCCTCTCGCGGGGCATCGCCAATGCCGTTGATGCGGTTTTGCAGCTCCCTTATGGCCGCGATTTCAGGCGGTCCCTGGGCATGTCGCCGACGGCGGCTGTCGTCGCGTTTGAGGCCATGCGCCAACGCCTCAGCTGA
- a CDS encoding M20/M25/M40 family metallo-hydrolase codes for MKRRSFSLIQLSCLIGLTLLLSACNLGTAQSDAYVTMVPRATATPPPTLGVESGGQLQQPDLTLGGVQTPVVDPSVEIKNLLNQVDPERMRAHIQYLQNVQTRHILSSQTGATGIGAAQRYIEEQFRLISDSSGGNLTVPTPHAFTAYNTATQSATNYNVFAYIQGSETNAGIYVIGAHYDSVGPNLKDPTIAAPGANDNGSGVAGMLEIARILSQRRYRATLIFVAFSAEEHERQGSKAFVNDIILGSGMDVLGMINIDSIGNADDNSGNIDDHELSVYSDDSNSSQSRQMARMAEMISDYYGLDMRLEVETSRDREGRYGDHFSFSDAGVPAIRFINTLEQWPNASANDLIQYIEFDYLTRATQSIMMFVLTVADGPRLPRCDIVLRPVQNDTQTLIWNPLEDATGYMVFFRLADSLHYDGYVETLESRLAAQSNLFSQYGAITVAARGRNGIIGPFCDEYLVGQQFVASP; via the coding sequence ATGAAGCGACGTTCTTTTTCCCTGATTCAATTAAGTTGTCTAATCGGCCTGACCCTGTTACTGAGTGCATGTAACCTCGGGACTGCCCAATCGGACGCCTATGTGACGATGGTGCCGCGTGCAACCGCGACGCCTCCGCCGACGCTCGGCGTGGAATCCGGCGGGCAGTTGCAGCAGCCAGATCTCACACTAGGGGGCGTGCAGACCCCTGTTGTTGATCCCAGTGTTGAAATCAAGAATCTACTGAATCAGGTTGACCCGGAACGGATGCGGGCGCATATTCAATATCTGCAAAATGTGCAGACGCGCCATATCCTCTCGTCACAGACGGGTGCGACGGGTATTGGCGCAGCGCAACGTTACATTGAAGAACAATTCCGGCTGATTTCGGATAGCTCCGGTGGCAACCTGACTGTGCCAACGCCCCATGCCTTCACGGCTTATAACACGGCGACCCAGAGCGCGACGAATTACAACGTCTTTGCTTATATCCAGGGGAGCGAGACGAACGCGGGTATTTATGTCATCGGCGCGCACTATGACAGCGTCGGACCAAACCTCAAGGACCCCACAATTGCCGCCCCCGGTGCCAATGATAATGGCTCCGGCGTGGCGGGCATGCTGGAGATTGCACGCATCCTCAGTCAGCGGCGCTACCGGGCGACATTGATCTTCGTCGCCTTCAGTGCTGAAGAGCATGAGCGTCAGGGCAGTAAAGCCTTCGTGAATGACATCATCCTCGGCTCAGGGATGGATGTGCTGGGCATGATCAACATCGACAGCATTGGTAATGCCGACGATAACAGCGGTAATATTGATGATCATGAGTTGAGCGTCTACTCCGATGATTCTAATAGCTCGCAGTCACGCCAGATGGCCCGTATGGCGGAGATGATCAGCGATTATTATGGCCTGGATATGCGGCTGGAAGTCGAAACTAGCCGTGACCGCGAAGGTCGTTATGGCGATCACTTCTCATTCAGTGATGCCGGCGTCCCGGCGATTCGCTTCATCAATACGCTGGAACAATGGCCCAATGCCTCCGCCAATGACCTCATTCAGTATATTGAGTTCGATTATCTAACGCGCGCCACACAGTCGATTATGATGTTCGTGCTGACTGTTGCGGATGGGCCGCGCCTGCCGCGCTGTGATATTGTCTTGCGCCCGGTCCAGAATGATACGCAAACGCTGATCTGGAACCCGCTGGAAGACGCAACCGGCTATATGGTCTTCTTCCGTCTGGCGGATAGCCTGCATTATGATGGGTACGTGGAAACGCTGGAATCTCGTCTGGCTGCTCAATCCAATCTCTTCAGCCAATACGGGGCGATTACCGTCGCGGCACGGGGTCGTAATGGCATCATTGGTCCGTTCTGTGATGAATATCTCGTCGGCCAGCAATTCGTCGCGTCACCCTAG